In Paenibacillus sp. BIC5C1, a genomic segment contains:
- a CDS encoding response regulator transcription factor: protein MNEAVLVIEDEPKIARLLELELQYEGYQVGKAGSGTEGLEMYGDGQWDLILLDIMLPGLSGIEVLRRIRAKDATVPILMLTAKDSVEDKVSGLDLGANDYITKPFRIEELLARVRAALRLSAASASAHSSTSVPRDTAQSSEHTAENETGWLTAGGLKLNEGTREVFRDGQSIELTPREFDLLVYLLQNQRQVLSRDQIVQAVWGYDYYGDTNVVDVYIRYVRKKVDNGFTPPLIHTVRGVGYVLKEQL from the coding sequence ATGAATGAAGCCGTGCTGGTGATCGAAGATGAGCCCAAAATTGCACGCCTGCTTGAACTGGAATTACAGTATGAGGGGTATCAGGTAGGCAAGGCAGGCAGCGGGACGGAAGGGTTGGAGATGTATGGGGACGGTCAATGGGATCTGATTCTACTGGATATTATGCTGCCGGGTCTGAGTGGCATTGAAGTGCTGCGGCGGATACGTGCCAAAGATGCAACGGTGCCCATTCTGATGCTCACAGCCAAAGACTCTGTGGAAGATAAAGTCTCGGGACTCGATCTCGGAGCCAACGATTACATTACCAAACCGTTTCGGATCGAAGAACTGCTTGCAAGAGTACGTGCTGCACTGCGCCTGAGTGCTGCATCGGCTTCTGCTCATTCTTCCACTTCGGTCCCACGGGACACGGCGCAATCATCGGAGCACACGGCGGAAAATGAGACAGGCTGGCTCACCGCAGGCGGATTGAAGCTGAATGAAGGAACCCGTGAGGTATTCAGGGATGGTCAATCGATTGAGCTTACCCCGCGTGAGTTCGATCTATTGGTGTATCTGCTGCAAAACCAGCGCCAGGTGCTGAGCCGGGATCAGATTGTTCAGGCCGTCTGGGGATACGATTATTATGGAGATACCAATGTGGTGGATGTGTATATCCGTTATGTTCGCAAAAAAGTCGATAACGGATTCACACCACCCTTAATACATACTGTTCGGGGTGTTGGTTACGTCCTGAAGGAGCAACTATGA
- a CDS encoding SDR family oxidoreductase translates to MNVLVIGANGQIGKFLVQQLAREGKHQVTAMIRKPEQADALKQLGANVVIGNLEGSVDDLAEAMKDHNAIVFTAGSGGSTGEDKTLLIDLDGAVKTMEAAQQQGITRYILVSAFGADQREKWSDAIKPYYVAKHYADRALFASDLNYTIIRPGGLKNEPGTGKISVGTDLKPGSIPREDVARVIAASLQEEKTYRMAFDLIAGDELVEDALGKL, encoded by the coding sequence ATGAACGTATTAGTAATTGGAGCGAACGGACAAATCGGCAAATTCCTGGTGCAGCAACTGGCACGGGAAGGGAAACATCAGGTTACCGCGATGATTCGCAAACCGGAGCAGGCAGATGCACTGAAGCAGCTTGGTGCCAATGTCGTAATTGGCAATTTGGAAGGCAGTGTGGATGATCTGGCCGAGGCAATGAAAGATCACAATGCAATTGTATTTACAGCGGGTTCCGGTGGATCTACGGGTGAAGACAAAACATTGCTCATTGATCTCGATGGTGCAGTGAAAACAATGGAGGCGGCACAGCAGCAGGGAATTACCAGATATATTTTGGTCAGTGCGTTTGGGGCAGATCAGCGGGAGAAATGGTCGGATGCCATTAAGCCTTATTACGTGGCGAAGCATTACGCCGATCGGGCGTTGTTCGCAAGTGATCTGAATTACACCATTATCCGTCCTGGTGGTTTGAAAAATGAGCCTGGCACCGGCAAAATCTCTGTAGGAACAGATCTGAAACCGGGAAGTATCCCACGTGAAGATGTGGCTCGTGTAATCGCTGCTTCCCTCCAGGAGGAGAAGACGTACCGAATGGCTTTTGATCTGATCGCTGGGGATGAATTGGTTGAGGATGCCTTAGGTAAATTGTAA
- a CDS encoding NAD(P)/FAD-dependent oxidoreductase, with the protein MSKQILILGGGYGGLLTALTARQYLTPEEATITVVNRYPTHQIITELHRLAAGSIAEKAVALPLEKLLSGKNVNLKIDTVDTIKPDEKKVLMTSGSTYSYDALVVALGSETAFFGIPGLQEYSFTLKSVSDANRIRAHVEARLDAYKQSGNKADATFVIGGGGLTGIELVGEFADLLPAVCQEKGIDFKEVSLYTVEAGPSILAGFPPELVERAKSSLEKRGVNFIVGVAITEMKENEVLLKDGSSIPTNTLVWTGGVQGNAVVANSGIEVDRGRAKVTEVLQSTSHKDVFVAGDSAVVFPSEGARPYPPTAQLAWQMGETIGHNLGVMFKGGAMESFTPVFSGTLGSLGRKDAVGMIGGNQTRLKGLPATMMKEASNIRYLAHIHGLFALAY; encoded by the coding sequence ATGTCGAAGCAAATTTTGATCTTGGGCGGAGGTTACGGTGGTCTGTTGACTGCGCTGACTGCGCGTCAATACCTGACACCGGAAGAAGCGACTATTACAGTTGTGAACCGTTACCCTACGCACCAAATTATTACGGAACTGCACCGTCTTGCAGCAGGAAGCATTGCTGAAAAAGCAGTTGCTCTTCCACTCGAAAAATTGCTGAGTGGTAAAAATGTGAACTTGAAAATCGATACGGTGGATACAATCAAGCCGGACGAGAAAAAAGTTCTCATGACCAGCGGTTCTACTTACTCTTACGATGCACTCGTTGTTGCCTTGGGCAGTGAAACGGCATTCTTCGGAATTCCGGGATTGCAGGAGTACAGCTTCACGCTGAAATCGGTTAGCGATGCTAACCGCATTCGTGCACACGTGGAAGCTCGTTTGGATGCTTACAAACAATCCGGCAACAAAGCAGACGCTACGTTTGTTATCGGTGGCGGTGGTTTGACAGGTATCGAGCTTGTTGGTGAATTCGCTGACCTTCTTCCGGCTGTATGCCAAGAAAAAGGTATCGACTTCAAAGAAGTTTCCCTGTACACGGTTGAAGCAGGTCCTTCCATCCTGGCAGGATTCCCGCCAGAACTGGTTGAGCGTGCTAAATCGAGTCTGGAAAAACGTGGCGTTAACTTCATCGTTGGCGTAGCGATTACCGAAATGAAAGAAAATGAAGTTCTGCTGAAAGACGGAAGCTCGATTCCTACGAATACACTCGTATGGACAGGCGGCGTTCAAGGTAATGCAGTTGTTGCCAACAGCGGAATTGAAGTGGATCGTGGCCGTGCGAAAGTTACGGAAGTACTGCAATCCACATCCCATAAAGACGTGTTTGTTGCTGGTGACAGCGCAGTGGTCTTCCCTAGCGAAGGCGCTCGTCCATACCCTCCAACAGCACAATTGGCTTGGCAAATGGGTGAAACCATTGGTCACAACTTGGGCGTAATGTTCAAAGGTGGCGCAATGGAATCCTTCACACCAGTATTCTCCGGTACACTGGGAAGTCTGGGTCGTAAGGATGCTGTCGGCATGATCGGTGGCAACCAGACTCGTCTGAAAGGTCTGCCAGCAACCATGATGAAAGAAGCAAGTAACATCCGTTACCTTGCTCACATTCACGGTTTGTTTGCACTGGCTTACTAA
- a CDS encoding DUF1641 domain-containing protein, whose protein sequence is MSQSPTQQEVPVTEGADVSQRQSLDVLDQLMKPEVQESLTVLVENLPKLAEMVTAMTKAYDFAQSVATDKVLISDTMSAMGEFAKPVVDKAKGVASAAIEASDRAQAEQTSVGLFAMLKMLKDPNVQQTLRFAQSFLSILNERQQQQR, encoded by the coding sequence ATGTCACAATCGCCTACTCAACAAGAGGTGCCGGTTACAGAAGGTGCCGACGTTTCCCAACGCCAGTCCTTGGACGTACTGGATCAACTGATGAAGCCTGAGGTACAGGAGTCTCTGACCGTTCTGGTGGAGAACCTGCCTAAACTGGCTGAAATGGTCACTGCAATGACCAAAGCTTATGACTTTGCACAAAGCGTAGCTACAGACAAAGTTCTAATCAGCGACACAATGAGCGCAATGGGCGAGTTTGCTAAACCTGTTGTAGACAAAGCTAAAGGTGTAGCTTCTGCTGCCATCGAAGCAAGCGATCGTGCGCAAGCCGAGCAAACTTCGGTTGGTTTGTTCGCTATGCTCAAAATGCTTAAAGATCCAAACGTACAACAAACGCTGCGTTTTGCTCAATCATTCCTGAGCATCCTGAACGAGCGTCAACAACAGCAACGTTAA